The sequence CCTGGAAAGTTCAACACCGCCCCGACAGACAGCTAGGAATACGCACTGCTAGGGGAGACTGCCAGGCCATTTCTCAGGGTGTTTTTGTGACGGGACGACTCAAACTGTAGTACCATCCTCAGGCAACTCCTCCTCCGAGCTGAATAATTTGTATGTCAACACATCTTCCCTAATACTCATTCTGTGCTCCGTTAAACCAGAGACTTCCCTCCACTGGTGTGAAACACCATTTTCACTGCTGCTTGAAGGCTTCACTGACCAAGAGTCTCCCAAACATGTACCAGTCCAGccttgcctggcagctcttcTTCCTTTACAGAGAGGAGGTGAAAAGGACTAACTCACATTTCTgtactcctccccccccccccccaaaaaaaaaccaaacagcgCACTACAGCAGGCCCAGCCCAAATGACAAGGCAGTCGGGGTCACAGTAAAAAGGGTCAGGAGAGCTTTGGGCCTCGCACTGCAGGGAGAGCAAGGCCAGACAGCACGGGCTGCGTTCTGTAAATTCAAAACACTTTCAGTATGCTCCTCTGCTGTAATATTAAGCCTCAATACATGTACTCTGAGAGTGAATGCGATTTTTGAGGAGCCCTTGGGTGGCAGACTGTGTGTGCAGTACCCTCTGCAAGAGCTCTGCAAGTTAAGCTGAAACCCGAAGACTGCTCATTACTAGGGTAACAGCCACTTGGAGCCCTCAAGTCACAAAAGCTTGAGGTGCGTCACCTGAGCCAGACTCTAGACAAAGGGCATCGCTTTGTGTTTTGGCCCCCAGTGTACCAGCAGCAATAAGAACCCAAACCGAAGGGGTTATGAACAGAAGCACCCTCCCAAACAGGAAAACCCCACCAGTTAGACACGCCAGTGCAGCCCTCATACTTGAGCTGCTCACTCTGCTTCTGCCCAGCAGAACCGAGGAAGCAGCAAGACCACCTTACTACAGGCCCAAGAACATGGATGGCTTCATCAGGGCAGCTACCCCTCCAAGTCACAGCAAGCAAAGATCCATTTTCATCAGCAACACTTTGGAGAATAATTCATTTTgatagcaaaacatttttttcatctacACTTAGTCCAATTTAGGTagcaggaaggaaaacagaactaATGAGCAAAGAGCCACAGAACTGAGCTATACACAGGCAATCCCAACCTGTCCTTATCAATTTAGAAAGGAACAGCCGAGCTTTCAGCAGCCACCCCATCTCTCCATCCCCATCCTCGGTAAAACTCACTCACAGGCCAGCTCACACAGGAGCTTAGAGATTAAAGCTATCATTTGGAAAGGAACAGAGCTGAGCAGGGGAATTAATTCACCAAAAGAGGCTATTGAGGATTTAAAGCTTCTACATGGCTGGGGTCCAGAAGATGGACACCATCTTTTGGATGTGCACAGCCTAGTTCTGTCCTAAACTTAGTTATGGGTGACATGAAGTTTCTACAGTTTGTAGTGCAAAGTCCTAAAGAAAAAGGATAGACCTCTAAGATCTTATGGAGATACTACAGTCGTTTGGCTCTTTGGGGAGAGAGGTAGGGGGTGCGTGTGCCTGTACCTGGAGCCACAGCGTCAGGTTTGGGgagtggtggtgggtttttttggtttttttttaaatcacaatatTCTCTAGAGCTGCTGAAACAGAGGAAGCCTTATTCTTGCCCTAGTTAATCTGGGAACAAGTCTTCCAGAGATCTTGATCCACGAAACCTTGCTACTCTGGAAGGCCAGGAGAATTTGGCTGCTAGTCCTGGGGAAGCATCCTGACCAGCACAGCTGCACACTGACCTCTGCTGGTAGCGAGTTACCCGCAGACTTAAAAAGACCTCAAAGTTTGCTGTGGGGAGAGTCAGAAACAAAATACACCACAGTACTGTCAAAAGGTAAGTGAGTTGTCTTGAAATAAAGCTATTGGCTTCTTTTCATCAACATCGGTGTTCACTTGACAGCTGTGCTAGAGGACGCGCGCACAAAGCAGCGCAAGTTGCATCTCAgcaagagaacaaaagaaaaaatattattttccagaACCCTCAAAATACATAACCTTTAGGAAAACAGATTTGCAATAAAAGAACAGCAGTACCGCAGCTACCATCAGTGTACCATTGGCCTTGGAGAGGCTTCAGCAAGCCAGGATACCGGCAAACTGGTTTTCACTTCCATTTATCAACTAATCAGACTGTTATTCCTTGGCACCAGCTTGTTACTTGCTTCCCCCACtcggcttttttctttttttaatgctatttcaCTTCATATGCTAAACAACTTATCCTCCAAGGAATCTGAATGGCAACTCCCAGGCTGCTCTCCACACAAAGAGCGAGAGATAAACCCCACCAGTTTTTGTAACCATGGAAATAACAGCACTGAATTTCCCACTCCTTTCCTCCATCTCTTTCACCATCGGCTGTGTACCTATGAAGAGTGCTCTCAACAGAAGGTGTTTCAACCtgcactgcagctgcagccccaagCGATTTTCCGCTTTCCTGTGATCTTgacagcagcctgcctgccttcTGCAAGCAGAGTCCTTCCCAGGAGCTGCTTGGAGGCTTCTGAAGTTGAAGTTCCAGAGACCCGGACAATGCACGTATCTGCAGGAAAGCTATTCATCCTTCTGCTTTGCTGAGCAGCATGAGGGCAGGGTTTGGGTGTAAAAAACCCTAATGTTTCTAGTGACCGGAGTGAAAGCAGAGACCGACCTCATCAAAGCAGCAGGGGAGCATCTGCAAGAGGAAACAGCGGTTGCATTTTGACTTGCTCCAGCCAGATGTCAGATAAAGCTGATCCTGCTGTGAGTGGGTGAGATTTGCTCTTCCCATTGCAGAACAGACACCACACTCCACACCTTCAAGCACTGAAGACTTTGGCATCTCTAGTCCATTCACAAGTTCTCCAGAAACTCAGACATTTGAATTTTTAATAAGAATCTTGGTAACACAGTTCCACTCCCACAGGGATGCCAACTTGATGATTCTCATTGAAAATATACCTAGCCTTACATATTACAAATACATCTGCTGAGTAGGCGGTGCAAGACATGGGTGTTTAATATTGTAAAGATTTAGAATCAACAAAAGATTTTGTGGATAACCCAAccccagctctccagccaagATATGCACTTTAGCTTTCAGTTCTCACGTAACAGATTCACCTTTCAGATCTTTTCCCCAGTATGTGTGTAGGCACAGATACAGGGGAAAGGCATGATTCAGAGAACACAAAGTGGAGAGCCAGGCTCAGATTCAGATTTACCACACActtttttatatgtataatttgatgcagcaagaggaaaaaaaaaatgctttgacaaGCATCAACTCCCATCCACCAAGTCAGAGAGATTCCCCTAACTCATAGCGCTTTCGTTGCTCCTATGTTTAATAGAAACGCACACAAGAAAAATCACTAAAAATAGACGGTAATGTCAAGTCATAGTTCTGTCAAACACTGTCCAACTGGCTCTTTGCAAACATAGCTAATATAGCTCATGCACACACAACCCATAACAATCACGTTCTAGTATTCCTACTTGCCCACGTTAGCATCTCCTGGCTTACCAGGATGAAGACCTGGCATGCCAGGTCCATCTCACCGCTTGGGAAATAAGGGCCTTCGGCTCCTTCCATTTACTCTGATCTTTTCAGCACTTTGACAAGTGTAAGGAGACCAGTGTTATCCTGACTGCTTTACCTGTTAAGTTAATTTTGTCTGAACACTAAGAACTCTCAAATGAAAATCTGGCATGACCTTCAGacaaccttcccccccccccaccctggaGAGTAGCATGTAAGAAGAAATGCAACCACTTTACATCTGCTTGCCAAAGCTGCCCTAGATTTTAGGAGAAAAAGCCCACTTTCCAAAGCTCTAGGATCCAAAATCCCTGGTagcaaaaatttattttcatgacTGAAGACAAGGAGAAATTTATAAATGTATTCTAGCAACCTACCGATAAAATAGTAAATACTCCATCCCTGTGATTCGTATGATCACCTGGGAGCAGAACATCCGAAAAGGCTCTGCCATGTGCTACTATGACAACCAGAAGTATGAGACCATGTGCACATCACCTGTCCTTGCTTCTTCCCAACCCCACATATGCCAGGAAGTCTCTTCTGAAGGTCCGCAGTGTATCCAGACATCATCCGAGCGACTAGTGTCCAAcgttaaaaggagaaaaaataaagaagattGCGGTGGTAAGCAGCACACTCATTTCAAAGCCCACAAAGACATCCACATTGTTAGATtctcctaaaaaaagaaaaagtagttccaattcattttttctccccccaaagACCATGTGCCTTGGCCAATGTTCAGCGCATGAGCAGACTGTGCTTTGGTCCATCCACTCTCTCCAGCTTCTCAAAGTGTTTTCTGGCATTGCGGATGTTGATCAGCGTAGCTGCAGAAGCTAGGATGGAAAAGGGTAAGggaagagacaagaaaaaaaagttaagaggGAGGCAAGTAACAAAGTCATCAGATATTAAGTGCTGCCTAAGAACGTAGGTTATTTTAGCTCCTATCAGCCAAACTGGAGCAAAAAGCCCTGGGTGGCTTTGGTTCATGTTTCCACTCTAACCTCTGTATGATAACTATAGGATGAAATGAGTCTTCTgttcagcagagagagagaactgtTTTGCAGCTTTTACTTTCACTGGTTAGCACTAACTTTGACTTAAATTTGGAAAAGTAACATAGTGGGAAGCAGGCTCTCTTCCCCAAGAGGCACAACACTCCCAAGAGTACCAATGTCCACATCAGCAAGCTCTCTTATGTTAACCCTGCTGTTCCCTAGTGTGCAATATTTAACGCTAAATGGTCTAGGTTCTGTTGGCTGATCCCAGAGCAACACTGAAGGAGAGTCACAGTGAATTACAGCAGCGCAGTTTGTTCATGGGGATTGTTATGGAAGTTGCTTCAGCATCTTTTCtgctgctccttgagcacaacagTATCACAGCTGATAATTCCATCCAGGTAGGCAGTTTATACCAGTCTTCCCTAACTTAGTAAACAGCCCAAGAGGAGGACAGGGAGCATTAACACTGCATGCTGCAAGGCTGTCCTGCACAGCGATTCTTACTTAATATTCTCAAGTCCTAACAAAAGCAGCTTCAATTACGGTCGTGTAGAGTGTTAAATATTCCAACTGTTCACATGGGGGGACTGGCACTATTGGTTGAGATTTATTCTTTCAGAGAAATAGATGCTGCTAGAATTGGAATCCTTGCCCACCAAGACAGTTCAGGCAGCAAAACCTCAAATATAATCCATCTCTGCTTCCCCTCCAGAAACTACTGCAGCTGCCAGATCAGAACAGTCCAAAATAGGTTACCAGACTAGACCTATGAAATCAGGTCACATCTGTTTCAGTGGTTCCCCACCACTGCTACAACCCTccactgggcagcagcagcagatagCTCAACTGTCAAAGGTACACAGCTCTTCTTCCTTTTGCAAGTTAAGGCTCTTTTTAAGATCTTCCCTCACCCTCAGCTCAGACAGTGCAAACTGGTGGGACAGTAGATCCATTTATATCTTTGAATTGCACGgtttttattttatctggtgTTCATCACTTTTAACAGAAACATCTTAAACTAGGCTTATCCAGCTTTTCATTCCTGTGAACAAAAACAGGCTAGAGGCTTGTACTTGCTTCAACTTACGTATTGAAGGGTCTGACATAACCACCATCACATATGTATTCGATGTAAAGATGTCAATGAAAGCAGCAAAGTTAGAGTTCCTGACCTCCATGCTCTGGAAAGAAGCAGCCAGCTTActaaggaggagggggagggaaaagaaaaaaagtgtgaatgAACTTTTTCCATAACCTTGCTTCCTCCCCACAGCCCAACAGTTCATTATTCATTTGAGGCATTAATAATGAAGAGGTTGCTTGCCAGGTGGGGAGAACCACCAGGTGAGactactttttttaaatatagacaaACTCTTTAGCTTTAGGCTTAATTGAGCCAATGAGAACAATATAAAGTGATCTGAGTATTGAATGACTAAGATTGTTACTCAAGACATACAACCTCATTGCCTGTTTGGGCCTGCTGTGCCCAAGCAGTCATCATCACTGTCCAGTAGGAGATGTAACAGCCCACCAGTCATTTAGAAGGACAGTTTTACACTCTGCAGATAACCAGCAGAAGAAAGCATAAAGTTGAAAAATCTGGAGACGGCTTTATAAACCATACAGCCACTTTGCCTCCATCCTACTCAAGGTCTAAACACTTCCAGGTACTATTGACAGGCTGTTGCACCAGAATGCTGTTCAAAGGACGAGTTGCTCTGAAGTAAactattttcctctgaaaatagtGGTAAAGAATATTTGCAAGCCCCTTCCTCCCAGACCATCAGGGTCTGAAGCAAAGCTCTTAATCTGAATTTATAGAGTGCTTAATCATCAGTAAGTTATCAGCTTAGTCCTGGAACTTCCCCACCTTGCCCAGGAGAATAAGGCCTAGAGGGAAACGGTTGTTTCAAAACAAGCCTCTTTCAACAATCAGCAAAGAAGGAAGTTATGAAAGATGCATGATACTCATGTTTAAACACAGTGCTTTCTAGACAGCAATTTAACTAAGGCATCTCCTTAGCCTGCTGAGGAGTCACAgaacttttcctttctgaagcacGAAAGCTTgtcaaatgaaagcaaaatacacTTGGTACCTGCTTGGGTATCTTTCCCAACTAATGACTAAACCAACTCACCTGCAACTCAATTTGAATTGTTTAATAATGTTGCTGATTTTCTCAAATCTGTGGATATCCCGCTGTTCTTTGCACTGATAGTGAGAAATGACCTGGAAGAGAGAATGAGAGACTGCAGTGTTAGTAATTCATTTCAGCACCAGTTTCTCAGGCTTGATAGCAATTATGGGAAATGGGTGGTGACCAGCACAGGAAttccctttgccttttgctgACTGAATCTTAGAAACTATTTACAACAGTACTTATGGTCATTTCATGGTAAAACCAGATTCAGTAATACAATCACTCCAAAGCctttcacaagcacaaacagatgTAAAGATGTGAGATACATAAGAGGCACTCTACTTTGTTTGAGGACTGAATTCTCCAACTTACCAGCAATTTAAGCCTTGAttcaaagaacaagaaaagcacAATGGAGGGGGATAATTTAAGAGCATCACCTCAGGTGGGGGAAGGAGATGCTTGACAACTATTAGAATAGATTTTTCTTGCTAAGTCTATCATGCTGCAGATTCTCAAGGACTGAAACCTGAGAAATTTGTCATTATGCAACACGAAGGATGCACAAGCAGTGCTCTCAGAAAACCAGAGCAAGCTGTTCATCTTTCTGACTAAGAACAGCAGAGCCGATGAAGCCTGGTTTCCCAGGGAGCTCTTTCCATCAGTTAACTGAGTCAGACCAAGATTGCGCTAACTTGTCTGCATACAGATTGGTTCCCCTCCTTGCCATCTGACAGAGTGATCTAGCAGCAACATGCAGGCCTTAGTACCTCACTGCAAAAATTCAGAGCAAAAATTAAGAATGCTTGCAAAAAATAATCCATACCTATCTCCCCTCTCCCTGACCATTTTCATGAGGCTGGTACCCTACAGACCTTCACTCTTCAGCCAAATCTGCCAGTGGGCCAAGAACTGTATTTACTGTACAAGAGGAATTGCACACAAACAAGTGTGCAATCATCTTTCGTCCCCCAGAAAACCCAAAGAGTATCATAATCATGAAACCATCCGCTACCAAGTGTCACACACCCTTGCACAAGAACATTAAAGTCTTAGTTTTCTACCTATGGAATCATATTTAACAGGCTTGCAGTAACTAAGAATTTCTAGTGCACCTTAAAAAATTCATTATCTATTTCCTAGTTTTCAACCTGCCCAGTTATTCATAAAAGTACAAGATGAGCCAGATTCAAGGATTATGTTCATACCAAAGCCTTCACTGTATGCAAGTTTGTTCCTTAACTCCTCAGATAGCTTTTTCTGTTACTGTGATTTGAATATAGTTGCAGAATAAGACATCTGACTTCAGAAGAAAGGAGTCTTGGGGGAAGTttagatatataaaaaaacatGAGGAGAAAAGCCTTTTTAAAGGTCACCACTAAGATGAAAATATGGATGGATTTTTTGTAGCAAAGATTATTCCTTCCCAGTGATAATTACAAGTATAATGAAAGTACTGTTTAGTAGTTCCACCTGGGTGGTATACATAATGTACAAGAGGTCAAAAAAGTAGAGCTTGCCAGAAATGACAGGTGCCTACTTCAGATATCTTAAGAAGTGGTAAGAGTAATGGCTCCCTCCTCACATACTCTCCATTTCAAAGCCACATatttgtttgttaaggagaaagTTCAAAAACATTCAAAGTCTTTTCCTCATTTCAGGAAGAGTTTTGGTATAAAATCTGAAGAGACCAATCTAGAAACTAAGAGTATGGACAGACAAGCCACAACAGTGGTTTTAACACATTTTACTCTGCAGACACAACGGGTTAGAGGCATAGTTACCACACACAGCTGGCAACTCTGGAAGCCATAGCAGTCCAATAGCTTGCAATTCTGTCCATACTCCAGGTTTGCAGAGCATCAGACCCTTGACAAAAAAAGGGAATCAAGACCAGTTAAAATGCCAGTCCATGAGGAACTGAGAAGATTTTAAGCTAAAAAAGGTTCTTGCCATGTACAGAAAGGAATTCTCAAAAAAGTCCAATGGCCAAAATGAGAATGGAGATATGAAACCCTCTTACAGCCCTCAGCTCAAACGCTACAAGTGGAAATTCTGGGAAAATCACATGAGCTATGGAGTCACATCAACTACTTTCAGTGTCACAAGGCCTGGATCAAAATGTTCTGCCATGTGGTGCTGGCACCTCTCTTTGGGCTACTGCCATAACAGCACTTTCCATCCACGGAACTCCATCCTAGGCTGGGCAGAAGAACACGAAGGGCAGAACAGCTGTATTCACCAGGAAAGTGGCTCTctcaaacagaagcacttcatcTGCCTCGATGATCTGAGCAAAGTTCCTCAGGTTCATTTCCAGCTGCTGGACATTGGGGATCAGCTGATAGACTATACTGGACCAAGCCTGTCAATTAAGAAAGACACAACATAAAGGCTGTATTAGCACTTTTGCCCCATCCTCTTGCTATGCTAAGTGCTCAAGAACTGCCTACTTGCctaggcaaaaaagaaaaaaaagaaaaaaaaaaagaacaaaacccagcaGCTGCAAGACTGAGAAGCTTCTCCCACATCAGCATCCAGACCTCTCTACTATGGTAGAGACATTCAGTGGTATCCCAGACCTGTTTTCCTGCACAAACTCTTAACTAGGtcaatttttttctccacatCGGTCACACAGGAACCAGGAAATTTTAAAAGACTTAAATCCATTCTTATTTTGAGCTGGCAATGTTTCTACCTGCTGCTTCCAGGTAAACCCACTTGAGTTTTCAAAGTTTCTTAATCTTGAGCAAGGTCATCAAGCAGACAGATACCTGACAGCTCATAACAGATCCAAATCGAAAGCTCTGATCTACTGCACTGAGTAAGGAACTACCAGCCCAGGAGGAACTGGCCATGCTATAATAGGCATCTGTCCTCATTCAGACTCAGCTTCTCTATGTGCAGTGGCTTCATCTCACTGCCTACCTCTGATCCAGGTCTGCATCAAAGTTCTACCACATGCTTCACCCCAGGAGTCGCAGTGGGCACTTATGTCTCATATTTACCAATCATTTGATTTTTACCGAAAAATCCTACCATCCTGCCTGCAAAATAAGACCCAACGCAATGGCACAAGCTCTGAAGAGCTTCAGCAGGGTGATGTCTAGAATAGCACAAGTCTGCCTCTGTATAAGAAGCCCAAATAAAGTAACCAGCATACCCGAGCAACTTCAGGGATTCCTGTAAGAAGACAGCATATGCCCCTGCTTTTTAAAGGTCACTAGTCACCTAGAGGGAGTAGGGTACATGCTTTGGAAAGAGCAACGCCTGGAACACATTCTGTGCACCAGCTTCATTCAAACTCATCATAGACTTAAGGCAGGGGAATTTGCTGCACTTTTGGCTAGATTTTCCGAGATGGTGAACACTGTCATCTGAAGTCTCACTGAGGTCAGCAGTGCTGACTTCATGTGCTGAAGAGCCAGATGGTCATCACCTTCAGACAGCAACCTAACCATTACGCTACTACCGCTGCTTATTAGCATTAGCTGGCAGTTTGATGATTATTTTCTCTCAGTGTAGCCCAGACTGCACTCATCACTCCTGCACCAGAAAGATCTCCGACACAGCAGTCAGTAATGTCAGACAGTAAGAAGAATTCCCGACAGCAAGCAAATCCCCAGAACGTTAAATGCTTAAGTGCTTTAACAAAGTTgtagaggaaaaagaggaagcaaTTCTATGCTGGCTAGACATGACTAGAAGATGCAGAAACTCTTTCCAAAGTGGTTAGGCAGGGTGTCTAGACAGCGCTAACCAGTGACGCCATTAACCATGACACTAACATGTTGACAGATCAACAGATTCTCTTTCAATGAAATCAGGACTTTTGGATGCCATTAACAACAGGAAGCCTCCAAAAGTAGTTTCACTGCAGAGCTAGAAAGGGTCAGTCACTAATAAGCCTGTAGCAACTAACCACACACCTTCCTCATGCTCTTATTTTTGAGTGTGTGCGGGGGAGCCGGATATGGGAAGGACTCCGTACAGACCTTGTAGAGTGTTTCATCCCAGATGGAAGTTCTAAAACAAGCGCATTCCAAGGGACGAGAAAGGCGCCTTAAGTCTTCTTCCCgctctttaaaaatctgttagaggaaaaaaaaattaacagctgaatataaatatttatgcCTTTGGTGCATTACTGTATGATGTTTATAGCAGGAACcatgcatttcaaaataaaataaaataaaaccactcAGGCACATACAGCACTGGAGAACAGAGAGCAAAAGCAACTGCTGGCTAGGACAGACTGTCAGAAgtccaccccccaaaaaagcagtAGGGGCAGGCAAACCATGGCCTGTCTTGCAATAGAGCTGACAGGAACTCAGACCTGAAATAAAAACAGGTGTTATGGAGTGGGAatggagagaggaaggaggagttTTACAGAGGATCTGAACCATGACAAGTATTTAAATGTAACATATAATCACAGCATAGGAACTCTGAACTCCCAGGTCACAGGCAAAAAAACTGTCAGTGAGAACGAGATAGGAGGAAAGCACTAGAGAAGTCCATTGATATGAACTGCAGTGATAAAGGTGCTGTAAGACGTACTTTGATACAGCCTTCTCACATCAAACTCTGCCCTTGGAAGTCACAgtcttatgttaaaaaaaaagtgaaggcagCATGCGCCCCTACAGAACGGGTAAAAGAGCAGTCAGacagccagcaacgtgccctctGCTGGGGAAGACATGATCACTGCTTTCATCACAGCTGCATGTTTTCAGGAGCATGACAGAAGACAAATTCTGTTATGTCTGAAATGCTGCATAGGCCAAGACTTACCATCTGGGGCCTAAGATGCCAAAGTCTTCACCAAAATTTACAGGGATAGTTGTCTGGCCCGATTCAAGAGTATTTGCTGGCTGTTTTGAGTAGCAGACACCATAAAGCAGATCTTGATGGTCTGCAGTGATATGTGCCGAAAGCATATGCAGCGCAAGGCAGCTCTTCTGTCTACCTCTCATTTTAGGACCTCACTAGAATCTGCACAAGCGAATTGCACAAAACCATCATTTGTTTACTAATCCCCAAAATACCAAAGCTGGACAGTGCAAGGTTTTACTTAATTTAGAGCTTTAAGGAGATTTCAACCCCCTTTTTCAGCTTGGAGGACAGAGAGATGGAAAAGAGGCAAAGGTCCTCCAATGAGCCCTACAAGGAAGCTCTTTGATCTATTTTTTCCACTGAGCTGGAGGGCAGAACCAAAAGAGAAAGTGAGGATCACCACGCTCAGAGCACATGAGTGATCTGCAGCCAAACTGCCCCATGGAACAAGTCTGTCTACGCAAGGAGGCCAGGTCACGATCTCAGCCATGGGATCCCCTTTCTTCGCAAGGTCTTTGCAGCTGCCCAGACCCATACTCACCAGGAACCGGAAGAAAAGTTTACTGCTTGAATTCTTACTTCAGTCAAAAGACAGCAGCCTAAAGGGGCCTCCAGATTTGCTCCAAATCAGGAAGTGACCAATCAGCCAGGGATGCACCTGTCAAGCAAAGGTGTCTAACCTACAGTGTCTAACTCGCAGAATTAATTTCTCCTTTGGTATCAGGAGTTGGTTC is a genomic window of Dromaius novaehollandiae isolate bDroNov1 chromosome 11, bDroNov1.hap1, whole genome shotgun sequence containing:
- the LOC112982755 gene encoding ras-related GTP-binding protein A isoform X2, with amino-acid sequence MPSTAMKKKVLLMGKSGSGKTSMRSIIFANYIARDTRRLGATIDVEHSHVRFLGNLVLNLWDCGGQDTFMENYFTSQRDNIFRNVEVLIYVFDVESRELEKDMHYYQSCLEAILQNSPDAKIFCLVHKMDLVQEDQRDLIFKEREEDLRRLSRPLECACFRTSIWDETLYKAWSSIVYQLIPNVQQLEMNLRNFAQIIEADEVLLFERATFLVISHYQCKEQRDIHRFEKISNIIKQFKLSCSKLAASFQSMEVRNSNFAAFIDIFTSNTYVMVVMSDPSIPSAATLINIRNARKHFEKLERVDGPKHSLLMR